A region of Kiritimatiellia bacterium DNA encodes the following proteins:
- a CDS encoding P-II family nitrogen regulator produces the protein MKLIIAYIQPERLNAVKQALYEAEVFKMSVTNALGCGQQKGYHESYRGADVEVNLLKKVRLEIAVNDGFVKPTLDAIIKGARTGRIGDGKIFVMPLEECYRIRTGETGSPAIG, from the coding sequence ATGAAACTGATCATCGCCTATATCCAGCCCGAGCGGCTGAACGCGGTCAAGCAGGCCCTCTACGAGGCCGAGGTGTTCAAGATGTCCGTCACCAACGCCCTCGGGTGCGGCCAGCAGAAGGGCTACCACGAGAGCTACCGCGGCGCGGATGTCGAGGTGAACCTGCTCAAGAAAGTGCGCCTGGAGATCGCCGTGAACGACGGCTTCGTGAAGCCCACGCTGGACGCCATCATCAAGGGCGCCCGGACGGGGCGGATCGGGGACGGCAAGATCTTCGTCATGCCCCTGGAGGAATGCTACCGCATCCGCACGGGGGAGACCGGCTCTCCGGCCATCGGCTGA
- a CDS encoding PEP-CTERM sorting domain-containing protein produces the protein MKLLSFAFAFLAAAAVQASMIYNDSLSDIDAGLNNGAGTLDIVSMEVSHTASDIIFALTVNGDVSTTDWGKFMVGIATGDSAGTTTSDGWGRPIYLDGPSGDMNYWLGAWVDAGGGSQLWSYNGATWDGPAAPTSYSFSGGVQSLITMTVSRASLGLTGDDTFYFDAYSSGGGGGDTAIDALSNPNVSVTAWDQQYTSSGTTGLSMYTIPEPSTAMLLGVGVLVGLGALRRVRRA, from the coding sequence ATGAAGCTTCTTTCATTCGCGTTCGCGTTTCTCGCGGCGGCGGCCGTCCAGGCGTCGATGATCTACAACGATTCCCTGTCCGACATCGACGCCGGCCTGAATAACGGCGCGGGCACGCTGGATATCGTGAGCATGGAAGTTTCCCACACCGCCTCGGACATCATCTTCGCCCTGACGGTAAACGGCGACGTCTCCACCACCGACTGGGGCAAGTTCATGGTCGGCATTGCGACCGGCGACAGCGCGGGCACCACGACCAGCGACGGGTGGGGCCGGCCGATTTACCTCGACGGGCCTTCCGGCGACATGAACTACTGGCTCGGTGCATGGGTGGATGCGGGCGGCGGATCGCAACTCTGGAGCTATAACGGGGCTACGTGGGATGGCCCGGCCGCACCGACCAGTTACTCGTTCTCCGGTGGGGTCCAGAGCCTGATCACCATGACCGTTTCCCGCGCCTCGTTGGGGCTTACGGGCGACGACACGTTCTACTTTGACGCCTACTCGTCCGGCGGCGGCGGCGGTGACACTGCCATCGATGCCCTGTCGAATCCGAATGTAAGCGTCACGGCATGGGACCAGCAGTACACATCCTCGGGCACCACCGGCTTGAGCATGTACACCATTCCCGAGCCCTCGACGGCGATGCTGCTGGGCGTGGGCGTGTTGGTCGGTTTGGGCGCGCTGCGCCGAGTCCGGCGCGCGTAA
- a CDS encoding DNRLRE domain-containing protein translates to MSIKGMTIGLLFWVGCAGPAGAVLVTGVFQKGVSPSGTYTQSLDSTLRSLTGHTFGMQSLGRDPALDPRWADSEGATLLWFDISAIPAYASVSSATLRIRFAPNEFESTSGYLAAYRLGDPSGTGMWQENTNATDADYGIADPTNAFGCAAYKRPNVAWTAAGGRVTDVTSATSRAWHVAGTTEWIELDMTTAVTAFVQTPAANLGWLVRAETDDTLRGDLFTSDAAAPSNRPQLRVVYDLPDTPPTNLPPVLAPIGNRNVTLGQELQFTVSATDLDGDPPAYTASNLPPGAAFTSPQFSWTPAAGQTGVFAGVLFHVSDGRGGSDEESITITVGEAGSGTTYYVRPDGGSTQQCSGLVDAPYPGSGECQPCAWDHPFRALPPGGPSNIAGGDTLIIGPGSYRMGYGAPGADACDSGWPWECTMPPVPSGPDPQHPTRILGAGWDSGCTNKPELWGTERATFIFNLTGSTNVEIGCLELTDHEGCVEFHSGAIPCDRDSFPYGDWCQRGIYAQDAKNVYLHDLNIHGLADAGIQAGRLADWTVEDVRLAGNGLVGWDGDILGDDGNTGTMFFSGFVVEWNGCGETWPGGQPTGCWAQTAGGYGDGLGTGQTGGNWIFVDCAFRYNTSDGLDLLYVREPGSSILISRTLAEGNAGNQLKTSGPAQIDNCVVVGSCAFFDGKPFTYNVDPCRAGGNAVSLSLAPTNAASILNCTITSEGDCLVIASCMGTNCNGSEAVTLRNNIFVGHTDFLQPFENTCLTYDEGFPASPFDLDYSIITDVKGDPCPVGAHDLCQGPQLSNMTLAAFDARLRTNSPAIDGGTNLPSVGRDVSGVSRPLDGNGDGTSRLDIGAYEFVHPFSDSDGDGMPDVDEVTAGTDATNAAARFMMEALRAGPDPVLRWMGVAGREYDVFSAPAVTGSWEAVTGGTNLPGADAALWFTNAYPDERRFFRLRVRKP, encoded by the coding sequence ATGTCCATCAAGGGAATGACCATCGGGCTGCTTTTCTGGGTGGGATGCGCCGGGCCGGCCGGGGCGGTCCTGGTTACGGGCGTGTTCCAGAAGGGCGTGTCGCCGTCCGGCACGTACACGCAGTCTCTGGATTCGACCCTCCGTTCGCTGACCGGCCACACCTTCGGCATGCAGTCCCTCGGCCGCGACCCGGCCCTGGACCCGCGCTGGGCGGATAGCGAGGGCGCGACACTGCTGTGGTTCGATATTTCTGCGATCCCTGCTTATGCGTCCGTTTCCTCCGCCACGCTGCGGATCCGGTTCGCGCCGAACGAGTTCGAGTCGACGTCCGGGTACCTCGCGGCGTACCGGCTGGGCGATCCGTCCGGGACCGGGATGTGGCAGGAGAACACGAACGCGACCGACGCCGACTACGGCATCGCCGACCCGACGAACGCCTTCGGTTGCGCCGCGTACAAGCGGCCGAACGTGGCGTGGACGGCGGCCGGTGGCCGCGTGACGGACGTCACGTCGGCCACGTCCCGCGCCTGGCACGTCGCGGGAACAACGGAATGGATCGAGCTCGACATGACCACCGCCGTCACGGCCTTTGTGCAAACACCCGCAGCCAACCTCGGCTGGCTGGTCCGGGCGGAAACCGATGACACCTTGCGCGGCGACCTGTTCACGTCCGACGCCGCCGCGCCGTCCAACCGGCCGCAACTGCGCGTGGTCTACGACCTGCCCGACACGCCGCCGACCAACCTCCCGCCCGTGCTTGCGCCGATCGGAAATCGCAACGTCACGTTGGGACAGGAACTGCAATTCACGGTCAGCGCGACGGATCTGGACGGCGATCCCCCGGCGTACACCGCGTCGAATCTCCCTCCGGGCGCGGCATTTACGTCTCCGCAGTTCTCCTGGACGCCGGCGGCCGGACAGACGGGCGTTTTTGCCGGCGTGCTCTTCCACGTCAGCGACGGGCGGGGAGGCTCGGACGAGGAATCCATCACCATCACGGTCGGCGAGGCGGGCAGCGGGACGACGTACTACGTGCGGCCCGACGGCGGATCCACGCAGCAGTGCAGCGGATTGGTGGACGCGCCGTACCCGGGGAGCGGCGAGTGCCAGCCGTGTGCGTGGGACCACCCGTTCCGCGCCCTGCCGCCCGGCGGGCCGTCGAACATTGCGGGCGGCGACACGCTGATCATCGGGCCGGGCAGCTACAGGATGGGCTACGGTGCGCCGGGAGCGGATGCCTGCGATAGCGGCTGGCCGTGGGAATGCACCATGCCGCCGGTCCCGAGCGGGCCGGACCCGCAGCACCCGACGCGCATCCTCGGCGCGGGCTGGGATTCCGGTTGCACGAACAAGCCGGAGCTGTGGGGTACGGAGCGGGCGACGTTCATCTTCAACCTGACCGGCTCGACGAACGTGGAAATCGGGTGCCTGGAGCTGACGGATCACGAAGGCTGCGTCGAGTTTCATTCGGGAGCGATCCCTTGCGACCGCGACAGCTTTCCGTACGGCGACTGGTGCCAGCGCGGCATCTACGCGCAGGACGCGAAGAACGTGTATCTTCACGACCTCAATATTCACGGGCTGGCGGACGCGGGCATCCAGGCCGGGCGGCTGGCGGATTGGACGGTGGAGGACGTGCGGCTGGCCGGGAACGGGCTGGTGGGTTGGGATGGCGATATCCTCGGGGACGACGGCAACACCGGCACGATGTTCTTCAGCGGTTTCGTCGTTGAGTGGAACGGCTGCGGCGAGACCTGGCCCGGCGGCCAGCCCACGGGCTGCTGGGCGCAGACCGCGGGCGGGTACGGCGACGGGCTCGGCACGGGCCAGACGGGAGGGAACTGGATCTTCGTGGACTGCGCCTTCCGGTACAACACGTCCGACGGCCTGGACCTGCTGTACGTGCGCGAGCCGGGCTCGTCGATCCTCATCAGCCGGACCCTGGCGGAGGGCAACGCCGGAAACCAGTTGAAGACATCCGGCCCCGCGCAGATCGACAACTGCGTCGTGGTGGGGAGTTGCGCCTTCTTCGACGGCAAGCCGTTCACGTACAACGTGGACCCCTGCCGGGCGGGCGGCAACGCCGTGTCGCTCTCGCTCGCGCCGACCAACGCGGCGTCCATTCTGAACTGCACGATCACCAGCGAGGGCGACTGCCTCGTCATTGCGTCCTGCATGGGCACGAATTGCAACGGCTCGGAAGCCGTGACGTTGCGCAACAACATCTTCGTCGGGCACACCGATTTCCTGCAGCCCTTCGAGAACACCTGCCTGACGTACGACGAGGGCTTCCCGGCCTCGCCGTTCGACCTGGACTACTCCATCATCACGGACGTGAAGGGCGATCCGTGTCCTGTCGGCGCCCATGACCTCTGCCAGGGCCCGCAACTGTCCAACATGACCCTGGCCGCGTTCGACGCGCGGCTGCGGACCAACAGCCCGGCCATAGATGGCGGAACGAATCTCCCGTCCGTCGGCCGCGATGTCTCCGGTGTCTCGCGCCCCCTGGACGGGAACGGCGACGGGACGAGCCGGCTCGATATCGGCGCGTATGAGTTTGTGCATCCGTTTTCCGATTCCGACGGCGACGGCATGCCCGACGTCGACGAGGTCACGGCGGGCACGGACGCCACGAACGCCGCCGCCCGGTTCATGATGGAGGCGCTCCGCGCGGGGCCGGATCCCGTGCTTCGCTGGATGGGCGTCGCCGGGCGGGAGTACGATGTATTCTCCGCCCCGGCCGTGACCGGCTCTTGGGAAGCCGTCACGGGCGGCACCAACCTGCCCGGCGCGGATGCCGCGCTCTGGTTCACCAACGCGTATCCGGACGAGCGCCGGTTCTTCCGCCTGCGGGTCCGAAAGCCGTAG
- the amt gene encoding ammonium transporter, with product MKWKRWAVGVLSLVVLGGAAGAARAQEAAPVFTQEMADAVANYKVTLDTLWVLIAACLVFFMNLGFAMVESGLCRAKNTVNILAKNFIVFGIASLAYYVLGWGLMFGDGSGFAGLKGLWFAAGADNSPAAGDAYQGVYSAISWATVPFWAKFFFQLVFAGTAATIVSGAVAERIKFHSFMIFSFILVAILYPITGHWIWGGGWLQKLGMWDFAGSTAVHSVGGWAALAGVLLLGPRLGKYRADGKPRPVFGHNMSTTALGVFVLWFGWFGFNPGSTMAAAAGDIARIAVTTNSAAAAASLSATLMAWLLLGKPDLSMILNGCLAGLVAITAPCAFVSVPMSIVIGLIAGVLVVLAVLFFDRMKIDDPVGALSVHLVNGVFGTLAVGLFAQADVMPNTTGNGLFFGGGFSLLWHQFIGVAAVGGFTFFIALAIWALIKVTLGLRVSEDEELRGLDIGEHGMEAYSGFQVFTTQ from the coding sequence ATGAAATGGAAGCGGTGGGCGGTGGGGGTGTTGTCTCTCGTGGTGTTGGGCGGCGCGGCGGGCGCGGCCCGGGCCCAGGAGGCGGCGCCGGTGTTCACGCAGGAGATGGCGGACGCGGTGGCGAACTACAAGGTCACGCTCGACACCCTCTGGGTGCTGATCGCGGCCTGCCTGGTGTTCTTCATGAACCTGGGATTCGCCATGGTGGAATCGGGGCTCTGCCGGGCGAAGAACACGGTGAACATCCTGGCGAAGAACTTCATCGTGTTCGGCATCGCCTCGCTGGCCTACTACGTGCTGGGCTGGGGGCTGATGTTCGGAGACGGCTCCGGGTTCGCCGGCCTCAAGGGCCTGTGGTTCGCCGCGGGGGCGGACAACAGCCCGGCGGCGGGCGACGCCTACCAGGGCGTGTACTCGGCGATCAGCTGGGCGACCGTCCCGTTCTGGGCGAAGTTCTTCTTCCAGCTTGTGTTCGCCGGCACGGCGGCGACGATCGTGTCCGGCGCCGTCGCCGAGCGGATCAAGTTCCACTCGTTCATGATCTTCTCCTTCATCCTGGTCGCCATCCTGTACCCGATCACGGGCCACTGGATCTGGGGCGGGGGCTGGCTGCAGAAGCTGGGCATGTGGGACTTCGCCGGCTCGACGGCGGTGCACTCGGTCGGCGGCTGGGCCGCGCTCGCGGGCGTCCTGTTGCTCGGCCCGCGGCTGGGCAAGTACCGGGCGGATGGCAAGCCGCGACCGGTCTTCGGCCATAACATGTCCACGACGGCGCTCGGCGTGTTCGTCCTGTGGTTCGGCTGGTTCGGATTCAACCCCGGCTCGACCATGGCCGCCGCCGCGGGGGATATCGCCCGGATCGCCGTGACGACCAACAGCGCGGCCGCCGCGGCGAGCTTGAGCGCGACGCTGATGGCCTGGCTGCTGCTGGGCAAGCCGGACCTCTCGATGATCCTGAACGGCTGCCTCGCGGGCCTGGTCGCCATCACGGCGCCCTGCGCGTTCGTCAGCGTGCCGATGTCCATCGTCATCGGCCTGATCGCCGGCGTGCTCGTCGTGCTCGCGGTGCTGTTCTTCGACCGGATGAAGATCGACGATCCCGTGGGCGCGCTCTCGGTCCACCTCGTCAACGGCGTATTCGGAACGCTGGCCGTCGGCCTGTTCGCGCAGGCGGACGTCATGCCGAACACGACGGGCAACGGCCTGTTCTTCGGCGGCGGCTTCTCGCTGCTCTGGCACCAGTTCATCGGCGTGGCGGCGGTCGGCGGCTTCACCTTCTTCATTGCGCTGGCGATCTGGGCGCTGATCAAGGTGACGCTCGGCCTGCGGGTGAGCGAGGACGAGGAACTGCGCGGCCTGGACATCGGCGAGCACGGCATGGAGGCCTACAGCGGCTTCCAGGTCTTCACCACGCAATGA
- a CDS encoding sigma-70 family RNA polymerase sigma factor, translated as MAEVSHSGTEDQLDNELIGSWRAGREAALEELLRRYQTRIFSFLCRMLRNSHDAEDAAQEAFIRAATKLHRFDEAKGTFKSWMFQIAYREGLRMAGKRKRLPVGESAWAEHDAPAPEAVDPAPSPGRQLEEQETAALVARAVDSLPDAEKQVVLMRTYSGLRFREIAELMKTPLNTTLGRMHNASQRLKKWFGEAP; from the coding sequence ATGGCCGAGGTTTCACATAGCGGAACGGAGGACCAACTCGACAACGAGTTGATTGGGTCGTGGCGCGCGGGCCGCGAGGCGGCCCTGGAAGAGCTGTTAAGAAGATATCAAACGCGAATCTTCAGTTTCCTCTGCCGGATGCTGCGGAACTCGCACGACGCGGAGGACGCCGCCCAGGAGGCCTTCATCCGGGCGGCGACGAAGCTGCACCGGTTCGACGAGGCGAAGGGGACGTTTAAAAGCTGGATGTTTCAGATCGCGTACCGGGAGGGCCTGCGAATGGCCGGGAAGCGAAAGCGGTTGCCCGTCGGGGAATCCGCGTGGGCGGAACATGATGCCCCCGCCCCCGAGGCCGTGGACCCGGCGCCTTCTCCCGGCCGGCAACTGGAAGAGCAGGAGACCGCCGCGCTGGTCGCGCGGGCCGTGGACAGCCTGCCCGACGCGGAAAAGCAGGTGGTCCTGATGCGGACGTACTCGGGGCTGCGGTTCCGCGAGATCGCGGAGCTCATGAAGACCCCCTTGAATACGACACTGGGCCGGATGCACAATGCATCGCAGCGCTTGAAAAAATGGTTCGGCGAGGCGCCATGA
- a CDS encoding transposase, whose protein sequence is MTHHLAGSLPQRVADALAMQLKQVDKKDQRQAAQQYFKEIERWLDAHHGDAWLRDRGAADYVVETIRCYERAGYWHVMAYAVMPNHLHLFFRCGTLSLSDVMRRFKRCTGREANQRLGRVGQRFWQREWFDHWSRSAQEDDKIVAYIRNNPVRAGLAARPEDWPWAG, encoded by the coding sequence GTGACACATCATCTGGCCGGAAGTCTGCCGCAAAGGGTGGCCGACGCCCTGGCCATGCAGCTCAAGCAAGTCGACAAGAAGGACCAGCGGCAAGCCGCGCAACAGTATTTCAAGGAAATCGAGAGATGGCTCGATGCTCATCATGGGGACGCCTGGTTGCGCGACAGGGGAGCGGCCGACTATGTTGTGGAAACCATCCGGTGTTATGAGCGGGCCGGATACTGGCATGTCATGGCGTATGCGGTGATGCCTAATCATCTGCACTTGTTCTTCCGCTGCGGGACGTTGTCCCTGTCGGACGTCATGCGCCGCTTCAAGCGGTGCACGGGGCGGGAGGCGAATCAGCGTTTGGGGCGTGTTGGCCAAAGATTCTGGCAGCGGGAATGGTTTGATCACTGGTCGCGAAGCGCGCAGGAAGACGACAAGATCGTCGCCTACATCCGAAACAATCCGGTGCGCGCGGGATTGGCGGCCAGGCCCGAAGACTGGCCATGGGCCGGTTGA